One region of Syntrophobacter fumaroxidans MPOB genomic DNA includes:
- a CDS encoding anti-sigma factor family protein → MSVMKENHVDEEQILKAIVDEGDLSEEARRHLAGCGDCRARLAHIRGQLSDFGRKAERYAPVMYRKVKVPRRAKRFLPSWLDFRRPVTVGFALASVLLVIIGFNLFGTSPETRTAMVYREMANDEKLISEITSLEDDALPQFYRDVSEGLEGDDGETSLLRTGPGFGNGISLTITVEKDEVC, encoded by the coding sequence ATGTCCGTGATGAAAGAAAACCATGTGGACGAGGAGCAAATCCTCAAGGCCATTGTGGATGAGGGCGATCTGTCCGAGGAAGCGCGGAGGCATCTGGCCGGCTGCGGCGACTGCCGGGCCCGCCTGGCGCATATCCGGGGACAGCTCTCGGATTTCGGCCGGAAGGCGGAGCGGTATGCTCCCGTGATGTACAGGAAAGTGAAGGTGCCCCGCCGGGCGAAGCGCTTCCTGCCTTCCTGGCTGGATTTCCGCCGTCCCGTCACGGTGGGTTTTGCGCTCGCTTCCGTGCTGCTCGTCATTATCGGGTTCAATCTCTTCGGAACGAGTCCCGAAACCAGGACCGCCATGGTGTACCGCGAGATGGCCAACGATGAAAAGCTGATTTCGGAGATCACCAGTCTCGAAGACGACGCGCTTCCGCAATTCTATCGAGACGTGTCCGAAGGCCTGGAGGGAGACGACGGGGAGACTTCCCTGCTGCGGACGGGTCCCGGATTCGGGAACGGAATTTCCTTGACGATCACGGTCGAGAAGGATGAGGTATGCTGA
- a CDS encoding Spy/CpxP family protein refolding chaperone produces MLRKVCAGLLLLVLVALPSFAAGQDMFPGQWWRLPQAGEMFGLTEKQKLQLDDLYFKNRRNLSALKKALENERARFSAVMEREPLNEAAVMAQFGRLEEARTQLSAERVHYILELRKLLGQERFQRVKTYFSKLRDKKSKMTGTYSPYPTKKRGVIMSPWGITIQRR; encoded by the coding sequence ATGCTGAGGAAGGTGTGCGCCGGCTTGCTGCTGTTAGTGCTCGTGGCCTTGCCGTCGTTCGCCGCGGGGCAGGACATGTTTCCGGGGCAGTGGTGGCGCCTGCCTCAGGCGGGAGAGATGTTCGGCCTCACCGAAAAGCAGAAACTGCAACTGGACGACCTCTATTTCAAGAACCGCCGGAACCTTTCGGCTCTGAAAAAAGCGCTGGAAAACGAACGGGCCAGGTTTTCGGCCGTCATGGAACGCGAACCGCTCAACGAGGCGGCGGTCATGGCTCAATTCGGCAGGCTCGAGGAAGCCAGGACGCAGCTCTCCGCCGAAAGAGTGCATTATATACTCGAGCTTCGGAAGTTGCTCGGCCAGGAGCGATTTCAACGGGTGAAGACCTATTTCAGCAAGTTAAGAGACAAGAAGAGCAAAATGACCGGGACCTACTCCCCTTATCCCACCAAGAAGCGAGGGGTCATCATGAGCCCCTGGGGGATCACGATTCAGAGAAGATAG